The following are from one region of the Salvia hispanica cultivar TCC Black 2014 chromosome 1, UniMelb_Shisp_WGS_1.0, whole genome shotgun sequence genome:
- the LOC125195966 gene encoding probable pectinesterase 55, translating into MDNQLAACSKELVPLVDHLEEVLGSNHVRRSKLWNNGSWFVLIEHERKRPCCVMECQKLFVDECFTSELEAAKIVYVPWSFSTVQAAIDSVPSNNNNWIVIDIKAGIYNEKVTIPSDKPFIHLKGEYGKTSIVWGAIDSIFDSATFDSLADNILVTGINFVNSYDCPLRKGGNPAKIALAARIAGDKSAFYDCSFSGFQDTLYDYDGRHYFKRCNITGGVDFIFGNGRSLYEDCTISVDPDSQLDDNFVGYITAQGRENPNDNTGFVFKYCNVIGNAKVYLGRAWRPYSRVIFYYSYLSDIILPQGWDSWNNDVYKLTFVEEQCRGLGSDKSSRVKWEKTLGQGELQYLTSISYIDNEGWLSKLPSY; encoded by the exons ATGGATAATCAG CTTGCGGCGTGCAGCAAAGAACTAGTGCCACTGGTGGATCATCTTGAAGAGGTTCTTGGTAGTAATCATGTTAGGAGGAGTAAGTTATGGAATAATGGAAGTTGGTTTGTGCTGATAGAGCACGAGAGGAAGAGGCCGTGCTGCGTGATGGAGTGCCAGAAGTTGTTCGTTGATGAGT GTTTTACAAGTGAATTAGAAGCTGCCAAAATAGTGTATGTGCCATGGAGCTTCTCTACTGTTCAAGCAGCCATTGATTCTGTGCCatcaaacaataataattggaTCGTCATCGATATCAAGGCTGGGATTTACAA TGAGAAGGTGACAATCCCTTCAGACAAGCCATTTATTCATCTAAAAGGAGAATATGGAAAAACTTCAATTGTTTGGGGTGCAATCGACTCTATATTCGATTCTGCAACTTTTGATTCCTTGGCTGATAATATTCTTGTAACGGGTATCAATTTTGTG AACTCCTACGATTGTCCATTGAGAAAGGGCGGGAATCCGGCGAAGATAGCGTTGGCGGCGAGGATCGCCGGCGACAAATCGGCTTTTTATGATTGTAGTTTTTCAGGGTTTCAAGATACATTGTACGATTACGATGGCCGGCATTATTTCAAGAGATGCAACATCACCGGAGgtgttgattttatatttgggAATGGACGATCTTTATATGAG GACTGCACCATATCAGTGGATCCTGATTCACAGCTAGATGACAACTTTGTAGGTTACATCACTGCTCAAGGAAGAGAAAATCCAAATGATAATACTggttttgttttcaaatattgCAATGTGATTGGAAATGCCAAGGTGTATCTTGGGAGAGCTTGGAGGCCTTATTCCAGAGTCATATTCTACTACTCGTATCTCTCAGATATCATCCTTCCTCAAGGATGGGATTCTTGGAATAATGATGT ATATAAGTTAACCTTCGTTGAGGAACAATGCCGTGGATTAGGTTCGGACAAGTCGAGCCGAGTGAAGTGGGAGAAAACATTAGGCCAAGGGGAGTTGCAATATCTAACAAGCATTTCTTACATTGATAATGAAGGATGGCTGTCCAAACTACCTTCTTATTaa
- the LOC125195974 gene encoding pentatricopeptide repeat-containing protein At5g06540-like translates to MSKYFSHDLKSIQRALLVLYHQCSIPQLKQIHSNLTVTGAIRCSSFFRKLIARFAILDFSHAVALLRVSPHLSASGWNTAISASSQNHPPGNAFLLFKHMIHHGFSPDNYTFSFIFRACAQFSDVVPALMCHTLVIKLGWERHDYVQNGLVHCYASSESIEFARKVFDESPDRDVITWTALINGYLKRGELRHARELFDEMPHRNAASWSSMINGYAQMGMFVESLQTFSAMLISGTQPNYSAIVGALSACSYLGALAQGVWIHAYIDRRDMELDGVLGTALVDMYAKCGCIGMARDVFDKIPYRDVFAYTSLISGLADHGESNDALEVFRRMEDEGHRPNEVTFVCVLCACSRAGLVEEGLRIFKRMKDVYGIEARQKHYGCLVDLLGRAGMVDEAEKVVADVWSEGDVCMVGALVNAWRVHGGSSLEKALVVDGLSEQSGTGVLVSNIYASLNKWEDVERVRKDMAERKVKKIGGCSLVELDGVVLEFGTGDTSAMFSTS, encoded by the coding sequence ATGTCCAAATATTTCTCCCACGATTTGAAATCAATTCAGCGAGCCCTCTTAGTCTTGTATCACCAATGCTCAATTCCTCAACTCAAGCAAATCCACTCCAATTTAACCGTCACCGGCGCAATCCGCTGCTCCTCTTTCTTCAGAAAACTCATTGCTCGTTTCGCGATTCTCGATTTCTCTCATGCGGTGGCCCTGTTGCGCGTCTCTCCTCATCTCTCCGCATCCGGGTGGAACACTGCCATCAGCGCTTCATCCCAAAATCACCCCCCAGGAAACGCGTTCCTCCTCTTCAAACACATGATCCATCACGGCTTCTCACCCGATAATTACACATTCTCCTTTATTTTCCGTGCCTGCGCTCAGTTTTCCGACGTTGTTCCGGCGTTGATGTGCCACACCTTAGTGATAAAATTGGGCTGGGAGCGTCACGATTACGTGCAAAACGGGTTGGTGCATTGCTACGCTAGCTCTGAGTCCATTGAATTTGCGCGGAAGGTGTTTGATGAAAGTCCTGATCGGGATGTAATCACTTGGACTGCGCTCATCAATGGCTATCTAAAGAGGGGTGAGCTCAGGCACGCGCGGGAGCTGTTCGATGAAATGCCTCACAGAAATGCGGCTTCTTGGAGCTCCATGATAAATGGGTATGCACAAATGGGGATGTTTGTGGAGTCCTTGCAAACTTTCAGTGCAATGCTGATTTCCGGAACACAGCCTAATTATTCTGCGATAGTCGGAGCGCTCTCGGCCTGCTCGTATCTCGGTGCACTGGCGCAGGGCGTGTGGATTCACGCGTACATCGATAGGAGAGACATGGAGTTGGATGGAGTGTTGGGGACAGCACTAGTCGATATGTACGCAAAATGTGGATGTATCGGCATGGCTCGTGATGTCTTCGACAAGATTCCATACCGAGACGTATTTGCTTATACCTCTTTGATCTCTGGATTGGCTGATCACGGGGAAAGCAACGATGCTCTGGAGGTGTTCAGAAGAATGGAGGACGAGGGACATCGTCCAAATGAAGTGACGTTCGTATGCGTGCTGTGTGCGTGCAGCAGAGCTGGTTTGGTGGAAGAAGGGTTGAGGATTTTCAAGAGAATGAAAGATGTGTACGGGATCGAGGCGAGGCAGAAGCATTACGGCTGTTTGGTGGATCTTTTGGGACGAGCGGGGATGGTGGATGAGGCGGAGAAGGTGGTGGCGGATGTGTGGAGCGAGGGGGACGTGTGCATGGTAGGAGCGCTAGTGAACGCGTGGAGGGTTCATGGTGGTTCGAGTTTGGAGAAGGCGTTGGTTGTTGATGGGCTGAGTGAGCAGAGCGGGACTGGTGTTCTTGTTTCGAATATATATGCATCTTTGAATAAATGGGAAGATGTGGAGAGAGTGAGGAAGGATATGGCGGAGAGAAAGGTGAAGAAGATTGGTGGATGTAGCTTGGTTGAATTGGATGGTGTGGTGTTGGAGTTTGGTACTGGAGATACCTCTGCTATGTTTTCAACCTCTTAA